The genomic window CACGCGCCAGCAGCGCACGGCCGACGAGTACGCCCTCTCCTTCTCCGGCCTCCTGGCGCTCGAGGACCTGTCGTTCGACCGCAACGTCACCGGCGTGGCGATCGCGAGCGTCGTCCCGGCCGTCACCCAGGCCCTCGAGGACATGGTCGAGCGCTACTTCCACTTCGATCCCCTGATCGTCCAGCCGGGGATCAAGACGGGGGTGCCGATACTGATCGACAACCCGAAGGAGGTCGGCGCCGACCGCATCGTCAACTCGGTCGCGGCTCAGGCCCTGTACGGCGGACCGGCCGTGGTCGTGGACCTAGGCACCGCGACCACCTTCGACATCCTGTCCGAGGCCGGCGAGTACATCGGCGGCGCGATCGCGCCGGGCATCGAGATGTGGAGCGAGTCGCTCGTCCGTTCGACCGCCCAGCTGAAGCGGGTCCCCCTGATCTGGCCCAAGAGGCTGGTCGGGAGGTCGACCACCGAGGCGCTGCAGTCCGGGATCGTGATCGGCTTCACGTCCTTCGTGGCCGGGATGATCGCGCGCTTCCGGCAGGAGCTAGGTCCCGAGGCCAAGACCGTGATGGCGGGCGGCCTGGCCGCTTCGCTCGCTCCGCACCTGTCCGACGTCGACGTGGTGGAGCCGTGGCTCACCCTGCGGGGCCTGCAGATCCTGTACGAACGGAACGCGGGCTGATGGGCAAGACGTACGAGACGCTGGCCGACGTCCGGTCGTTCATCGAGGCGCAGCACGTGTTCTTCGTGGCCACGGCGCCGCTCTCCGGAGACGGTCTGGTCAACCTGTCCCCGAAGGGCGGTGACTCGTTCCGGATCCTCGGCGACCGCACGGTGGGGTACCTCGACCTGACCGGGTCCGGTGTCGAGACGATCGCCCATCTGCGGGAGAACGGACGGATCTGCATCATGTTCTGCTCGTTCGCCGGGCCCCCGAAGATCGTCCGCCTCCACGGTCGCGGGGAGGCGTGCCTCGTCGGGACGCCGGGCTTCGAAGCCCTGAGCGACGCCTTCCCGGACCATCCGGGCGCCAGGTCGATCGTGCGGGTCGATGTCGAGCGGATCAGCGACTCCTGCGGGTACGCCGTCCCGCTCTACGACTACGTCGGCGACCGGGACGTCCTCGACCGCTGGACGGAGCGCAAGGGTCCGGAAGGCCTCCTCGCATACCGGGCCGAGCGCAACGCGGTCAGCCTCGACGGGCTCCCCGGCCTGCGCCAGTAGACTTCCGCGATGGCCGAGGAGGACCTGTACCTGGACAGGCTGCGCAAGGTCGAGGCGCGCCTGACGAGAGGGGACGACCCGTACCCGGTCCGGTTCGACAGGACCCACACCACCGCCGAGATCCACGAGGCTCACGCCGGGCTCGAGCCCGGGGGTGAGACGGGCCAGATCGTATCGGTGGCGGGCCGGCTGCTCGCGTCCCGGGAGCAGGGGAAGCTCGCGTTCGGGGACCTGCACGACCGGTCCGGACGCATCCAGCTCTTCGTCACCGGCGACCTGGTCCCGTCCTTCGTGGAGATGGACACGGGGGACGTCGTCGGCGCCAAGGGTGAGGTCGTCCGGACCCGGAAGGGCGAGCTCTCCATCCGGCCGTCCGAGATCGTGCTCCTCGCGAAGGCGCTCCGCCCCATGCCGGACAAGTGGCACGGCCTGCGCGACGTCGAGGTCCGCTACCGCCAGCGCTACCTCGACCTGATCACGAACCCGGACGCCCGCCGGGTGGCCGAGTTGAGGCCCGCCGTGATCCGGGCGCTCCGGGCTTTCTACGACGGGCGCGGGTTCCTCGAGGTCGAGACGCCGCTCCTGCACCCGATCCCGGGGGGCGCGACCGCGCGTCCGTTCGTCACCCACCACAACGCGCTCGACACCGACCTCTACCTCCGCATCGCCAAGGAGCTCTACCTGAAGCGCCTGATCGTCGGCGGGATGGAGCGCGTCTACGAGATCGGGCGCGTCTTCCGCAACGAGGGCATCTCCTACAAGCACAACCCCGAGTTCACGATGCTCGAGTCCTACGAGGCGTACGCGGACTACCACGACGTCATGTCGTTCACCGAGGACCTCGTCTCTCACGTGGCGCGGGAGACGCTCGGGACGACCCGGGTGGAGTTCGAGGGCCACGAGATCGAGCTGGCCGGACCGTGGCCTCGCGTGACCGTGCTCTCTGCCGTCTCGGAGGCGGTCGGACGCGAGGTCACCCTCGACACGCCCGTGGAGGACCTGCGGGAGCTGTGCCGCGCCCACTCCATCCAGCCGAAGGACGGCTGGACCCCCGGGCAGCTCGTGGAGGCCTTGCGCGACGAGGTGGTGGAGAAGCGGATAGTCCAACCCACGATCCTGTGCGACTACCCGATCGAGACCTCGCCCCTGGCCCGAACCCACCGCTCGGACCCCCGCCTCGTCGAGCGGTTCGAGGTGATCGTCGCCGGGCGGGAGCTGGCGAACGCGTTCAGCGAGCTGAACGACCCCCTCGAGCAGCGGCGACGGTTCGAGGTCCAAGCGGCCGCGCGGGAGGCGGGAGACGAGGAGGCGAACCCGATCGACGAGCCCTACGTGCAGGCGCTCGAGTACGGCATGCCGCCCTGCGGCGGGCTGGGCATCGGGATCGACCGGCTGGTGATGCTGCTGGCCGGGAGCCACTCCATACGGGAGGTCATCCTCTTCCCGACGCTGCGTCCGGAGACGTAGGCCGGATCTTCGTCGGGTTGACGCCGGACACCGATGGGTCCAGGGGTTCCCTACCTCCGGTACCGGGTAAACGGGGAGGACGGTCCCACGAGCTGGTCGAGGAGACGGTCGGGGAACAGGAGGGGCCGTCCCGGCGTTCTGAGTATCGACGGGGGCCACAGGTATAATCGCCGCACCTAGCCGACCGGGGTTCCCTACCCCCAGGAGGGCCGAATGTTCGAACGCTTCACCGACCGGGCCCGCCGGGTCGTCGTCCTGGCCCAGGAGGAAGCCCGGCTCCTGAACCACAACTACATCGGGACGGAGCACCTGCTCCTCGGGCTGATCCACGAGGGGGAGGGGCTCGCCGCGAAGGCGCTCGAGTCGCTCAACGTCTCGCTGGAGCAGGTCCGCCAGCAGGTGGAAGAGATGATCGGCGTGGGGACCGCCACGCCTCAGGGCCACATCCCGTTCACCCCGCGCGCCAAGAAGGTCCTGGAGCTCTCGCTGCGCGAGGCGCTGCAGCTGGGCCACAACTACATCGGCACGGAGCACATCCTCCTCGGTCTCCTGCGGGAGGGCGAGGGCGTGGCCGCCCAGGTGCTGATGAAGCTCGCCCTCGACCTGCCGAAGGTGCGCCAGACCGTCATGCACCTCATGCAGGGCTACCAGCAGGCCGGCCCGGAGGGTAAGGGCTCGGGGGAGGCCGGTCCGGCCGGCTCCCTCGTCCTCGACCAGTTCGGGCGCAACCTCACCGCGCTCGCCTCGCAGGCCAAGCTCGACCCCGTCATCGGGCGCTCGAAGGAGATCGAGCGCGTCATGCAGGTCCTGTCCCGGCGCACGAAGAACAACCCGGTCCTCATCGGAGAGCCGGGCGTGGGGAAGACCGCGATCGTGGAGGGCCTGGCCCAGCAGATCGTCGCCGACCACGTGCCCGAGACCCTGAAGGGCAAGCAGATATACACGCTCGACCTGGGAGCGCTCGTCGCCGGGTCCCGCTACCGGGGTGACTTCGAGGAGCGGCTGAAGAAGGTCCTGAAGGAGATCAAGCAGCGCGGCGACATCGTGCTGTTCATCGACGAGCTGCACACCCTCGTGGGAGCTGGCGCGGCCGAGGGCGCGATCGACGCCGCCTCGATCCTGAAGCCGATGCTCGCCCGCGGCGAGCTACAGACGATAGGCGCGACGACGCTCGCGGAGTACCGCAAGCACCTGGAGAAGGACGCCGCGCTCGAGCGGCGGTTCCAGCCCATCCAGGTCGCCGAGCCCTCCGTGACGGACACGATCGAGATCCTGAAGGGGCTGCGCGAGCGGTACGAGCAGCACCACAAGGTCGTGATAACCGACGAGGCGATCGTCGCCTCCGCCAACCTGGCCGACCGCTACATCACCGACCGCTTCCTCCCGGACAAGGCCATCGACCTGATCGACGAGTCCGGCTCGAGGATGCGGCTGCGCCGTCTGTCCCCGCCGCCCGAGCTGAAGGAGATCGACGAGCAGCTGGCCGCGGTGCGGACGGCGAAGGACCGCGCGGTCGAGCAGCAGGAGACCGACGAGGTGCAGCGCCTGCGCGAGCAGGAGACGCAGCTCCAGCGCGACCGCACGGAGACCGAGAAGGCCTGGAGGTCCAACGAGGGCGAGTTCTACGGCGTCATCGGCGAGGAGGAGATCGCCGAGGTCCTCGGCATCTGGACCGGCATCCCGGTCCACCGCCTCACCGAGGAGGAGTCGGCCAAGCTCCTGCGGATGGAGGAGGAGCTCCACCACCGCGTCATCGGACAGGACGAGGCGGTGGCGGCGGTCTCCCGGGCTATCCGCCGCACGCGGGCCGGCCTGAAGGACCCGCGCCGCCCGTCCGGCTCTTTCATCTT from Actinomycetota bacterium includes these protein-coding regions:
- a CDS encoding ATP-dependent Clp protease ATP-binding subunit; translation: MFERFTDRARRVVVLAQEEARLLNHNYIGTEHLLLGLIHEGEGLAAKALESLNVSLEQVRQQVEEMIGVGTATPQGHIPFTPRAKKVLELSLREALQLGHNYIGTEHILLGLLREGEGVAAQVLMKLALDLPKVRQTVMHLMQGYQQAGPEGKGSGEAGPAGSLVLDQFGRNLTALASQAKLDPVIGRSKEIERVMQVLSRRTKNNPVLIGEPGVGKTAIVEGLAQQIVADHVPETLKGKQIYTLDLGALVAGSRYRGDFEERLKKVLKEIKQRGDIVLFIDELHTLVGAGAAEGAIDAASILKPMLARGELQTIGATTLAEYRKHLEKDAALERRFQPIQVAEPSVTDTIEILKGLRERYEQHHKVVITDEAIVASANLADRYITDRFLPDKAIDLIDESGSRMRLRRLSPPPELKEIDEQLAAVRTAKDRAVEQQETDEVQRLREQETQLQRDRTETEKAWRSNEGEFYGVIGEEEIAEVLGIWTGIPVHRLTEEESAKLLRMEEELHHRVIGQDEAVAAVSRAIRRTRAGLKDPRRPSGSFIFLGPSGVGKTELAKTLAEFLFGDEDALITLDMSEYMEKHTVSRLVGSPPGYVGYEEGGQLTEQVRRRPYSVVLFDEIEKAHFDVFNVLLQILEDGRLTDAQGHHVDFKNTVIIMTSNLGTRDVARARGIGFSSDQSDEISYDKMKDKVMSELKTSFRPELLNRIDEVIVFHPLSKEQVTTIVDLMIKRVREQLASRGLTLELTHEAKLLLADKGYDPALGARPLRRTIQRMVEDPLSEKVLFKEFRAGDVVVVDAAGGEIVFSSRAGEALETLEPVELAAPAGDGS
- a CDS encoding type III pantothenate kinase; translation: MLLAVDVGNSETTIGVFDRDKLGRTWRLATRQQRTADEYALSFSGLLALEDLSFDRNVTGVAIASVVPAVTQALEDMVERYFHFDPLIVQPGIKTGVPILIDNPKEVGADRIVNSVAAQALYGGPAVVVDLGTATTFDILSEAGEYIGGAIAPGIEMWSESLVRSTAQLKRVPLIWPKRLVGRSTTEALQSGIVIGFTSFVAGMIARFRQELGPEAKTVMAGGLAASLAPHLSDVDVVEPWLTLRGLQILYERNAG
- a CDS encoding pyridoxamine 5'-phosphate oxidase family protein, whose amino-acid sequence is MGKTYETLADVRSFIEAQHVFFVATAPLSGDGLVNLSPKGGDSFRILGDRTVGYLDLTGSGVETIAHLRENGRICIMFCSFAGPPKIVRLHGRGEACLVGTPGFEALSDAFPDHPGARSIVRVDVERISDSCGYAVPLYDYVGDRDVLDRWTERKGPEGLLAYRAERNAVSLDGLPGLRQ
- the lysS gene encoding lysine--tRNA ligase translates to MAEEDLYLDRLRKVEARLTRGDDPYPVRFDRTHTTAEIHEAHAGLEPGGETGQIVSVAGRLLASREQGKLAFGDLHDRSGRIQLFVTGDLVPSFVEMDTGDVVGAKGEVVRTRKGELSIRPSEIVLLAKALRPMPDKWHGLRDVEVRYRQRYLDLITNPDARRVAELRPAVIRALRAFYDGRGFLEVETPLLHPIPGGATARPFVTHHNALDTDLYLRIAKELYLKRLIVGGMERVYEIGRVFRNEGISYKHNPEFTMLESYEAYADYHDVMSFTEDLVSHVARETLGTTRVEFEGHEIELAGPWPRVTVLSAVSEAVGREVTLDTPVEDLRELCRAHSIQPKDGWTPGQLVEALRDEVVEKRIVQPTILCDYPIETSPLARTHRSDPRLVERFEVIVAGRELANAFSELNDPLEQRRRFEVQAAAREAGDEEANPIDEPYVQALEYGMPPCGGLGIGIDRLVMLLAGSHSIREVILFPTLRPET